From one Cereibacter sphaeroides 2.4.1 genomic stretch:
- the rbsK gene encoding ribokinase → MTASKPGRIAVVGSNMVDLVTYITRMPAPGETIEAPDFEIGCGGKGANQAVAAAKLGSAVSMVTKVGDDIFGENTRRNLAQHGIDIRHVETVAGKSSGVAPIFVEASGENSILIVKGANADLLPADVDTAEETLRAADLILMQMEVPRETVIHTVRRAAEWGVRTILNPAPAAADLNVDDLRDLSFLVPNESELALISGLPTGSEEEIAAAALSLIERGIGTVIVTLGGRGARLVTRAGVVPIAPVRVTPVDTTGAGDAFIGAFAHFLAATGEVEGALAHAARYAAHSVTGRGTQKSYATPEAFEAFCRALPPSA, encoded by the coding sequence ATGACCGCATCGAAACCCGGCCGCATCGCGGTCGTCGGCTCCAACATGGTCGATCTGGTGACCTACATCACCCGGATGCCCGCGCCCGGCGAGACGATCGAGGCGCCCGACTTCGAGATCGGCTGCGGCGGCAAGGGCGCCAATCAGGCGGTGGCCGCCGCAAAGCTCGGCAGCGCGGTCAGCATGGTGACGAAGGTCGGCGACGACATCTTCGGCGAGAACACCCGCCGCAACCTCGCCCAGCACGGCATCGACATCCGCCATGTGGAGACGGTGGCGGGCAAGTCCTCGGGCGTGGCGCCGATCTTCGTCGAGGCGTCGGGCGAGAATTCGATCCTGATCGTGAAGGGCGCGAATGCCGACCTTTTGCCCGCCGATGTGGATACGGCCGAAGAGACGCTGCGCGCGGCCGACCTGATCCTGATGCAGATGGAGGTCCCGCGCGAGACGGTGATCCATACCGTGCGGCGGGCGGCGGAATGGGGCGTGCGCACCATCCTGAACCCCGCCCCGGCCGCGGCCGACCTGAATGTGGATGACCTGCGCGACCTGAGCTTCCTCGTGCCGAACGAGAGCGAGCTTGCGCTGATCTCGGGCCTGCCCACCGGCAGCGAGGAGGAGATCGCGGCCGCCGCCCTGAGCCTGATCGAGCGCGGCATCGGCACGGTGATCGTGACGCTGGGCGGGCGCGGCGCCCGGCTGGTGACCCGCGCGGGCGTGGTGCCCATCGCCCCGGTCCGGGTGACGCCCGTCGACACGACCGGCGCGGGCGATGCCTTCATCGGCGCCTTCGCCCATTTCCTCGCCGCGACCGGCGAGGTGGAGGGCGCGCTGGCCCACGCCGCGCGCTATGCCGCCCATTCCGTGACGGGGCGCGGCACCCAGAAATCCTACGCCACGCCGGAGGCCTTCGAGGCCTTCTGCCGCGCGCTCCCCCCATCCGCATGA
- the deoC gene encoding deoxyribose-phosphate aldolase yields MKAHAMPDSHPRNPGTPFAPDWFEEMQVNRTAAERRATTISGSRSVKKDHQAAWLLRAIQCIDLTTLSGDDTPGKVRRLCAKARQPVRPDLLEAMGVGDIGLTTGAVCVYPTMVPHAVAALQGSGIPVASVATGFPAGLTPLSQRLAEITYAVEAGASEIDIVITREHVLLGNWQALYDEVAAMRAACGEAHMKAILATGELGTLTNVYRASMVAMQAGSDFIKTSTGKETENATLPVSLTMLRALRDYGERTGYRIGFKPAGGLRAAKDALAWLALMKEELGQPWLRPDLFRIGASTLLGDIERQLEHHVTGRYASADHHALS; encoded by the coding sequence ATGAAGGCCCACGCCATGCCCGACAGCCACCCCCGCAACCCCGGCACGCCCTTCGCCCCCGACTGGTTCGAGGAGATGCAGGTGAACCGCACCGCGGCCGAGCGCCGCGCGACCACGATCTCGGGCAGCCGCTCGGTCAAGAAGGATCATCAGGCCGCCTGGCTCCTGCGCGCGATCCAGTGCATCGACCTGACCACCCTGTCGGGCGACGACACGCCGGGCAAGGTGCGCCGTCTCTGCGCCAAGGCGCGCCAGCCCGTGCGGCCGGACCTCCTGGAGGCGATGGGCGTGGGCGACATCGGCCTGACCACGGGGGCAGTCTGCGTCTATCCGACGATGGTGCCCCATGCGGTCGCGGCCCTTCAGGGCTCGGGCATTCCGGTGGCCTCGGTCGCCACGGGCTTTCCCGCCGGCCTGACGCCGCTGTCGCAGCGGCTGGCCGAGATCACCTATGCCGTCGAGGCGGGCGCCTCCGAGATCGACATCGTCATCACCCGCGAACATGTTCTGCTGGGCAACTGGCAGGCGCTCTACGACGAGGTCGCGGCCATGCGGGCCGCCTGCGGCGAGGCGCACATGAAGGCGATCCTCGCCACGGGCGAGCTCGGCACGCTGACGAACGTCTACCGCGCCTCGATGGTCGCGATGCAGGCGGGGTCCGACTTCATCAAGACCTCGACCGGCAAGGAGACCGAGAATGCCACCCTGCCCGTCTCGCTCACCATGCTGCGGGCGCTGAGGGACTATGGCGAGCGGACGGGCTATCGGATCGGCTTCAAGCCCGCCGGGGGCCTGCGCGCGGCCAAGGACGCGCTGGCTTGGCTCGCGCTGATGAAGGAGGAGCTGGGCCAGCCGTGGCTCAGGCCCGACCTCTTCCGCATCGGCGCCTCGACGCTGCTCGGCGACATCGAGCGGCAACTCGAGCACCACGTCACGGGGCGCTATGCCAGCGCCGACCACCACGCCCTGAGCTGA